In Nocardia sp. NBC_01327, the genomic stretch CCCATGACCTCGCCGGTGGTCCGCTCCTCGATCTTCGGGCGGCGCGGCACCAGATCGATGAACGGCGCCAATTGCGCTGCGGCCGAAAGGTAGTCCTTCGCCTTCGGCTTCCCCAGCGCCAGCGGCGCGGCGGCGTGCACGATCTTCTGCGGCAGCTTCACCTCGGCATTGCTGGTGGAGTCGCTGCCCCCGGCGATCATGATGTCGTATTCGCCGCGCTCGATGGCCGCGACGGCGGAGGTGATGGCCTGCAAACCGGACGCGCAGGCGCGAGTGACGGTGTAACCCTCACAGCCCGGGTCCAATTGGAGATCCAGCGCGATCTCACGCGCGATATTCGGTGCGCCACTGGGCAGAATCACCCCGCCCCACACGATGGCCTGCACCTCCCCCTTCGGCAGCCCGGTCCGCTCGAGCAGTCCGCGCACGGCGGTATCGGCGAGGTCGATGGAATCCATCCGCGTGTAATCACCGAACGCCCGCACGAACGGGGTCCGCACACCGGACACGATGACAGCACGGCGAGCACCACTGGTAGCCACGCTAGACCGCCTCCCCGAAACTTTGGCGGGCCACTGAGAGCCCCGAAACCTGCGTTGCCGACCGGCGGTCGCCGACCTGGCCGAGTTCTGGGGGTACCCCAGGAGTTACCCGAATACTCACGAAATCAGTTGTATCTGATACGAGATGTAACAGCAAGCGACCTACGGCCACCGCCGCCATGACACAGGGCGACCGGGGCTCTGGTAAAGCCCCGGTCGAGAGGATGTTCTAGCGAATAGCCACTTTATGCGAGACGGATGATGCCGTAGTCGAAGGCGTGGCGACGGTAGACGACCGACGGTCGGTCGGTCTCCTTGTCCTGGAACAGGAAGAAATCGTGACCGACGAGCTCCATCTGGTAGAGGGCGTCGTCGATCGTCATGGGGATGGCGGGATGGGTCTTGGTACGGACGACATGACCAGGTCCGGCGGTTTCGCCGTCCTGTTCCTCGCCCGCGTGATCATGTGCGCCGGACGACCCGTTCGGTGACATGAACAGCGAATCGTCGATCAGCCCGGCCGTCGCTTCGGACACCGAGATCGGTGTCTTGTCCCCATGATGTACGCGACGACGGTCCTTGAGCCGGCGCAACCGGCTCTCCAGCCTCTCGACCGCCAGCTCCAGGGCGGCGTAGAAGCTGTCCGCGCAGGCTTCGGCCCGGACGACCGGACCCTTGCCGCGAGCGGTGATCTCGATCCGCTGGCAGTTCTTGCGTTGACGACGGTTGCGTTCGTGTGTGAGTTCCACATCGAACAGATAGATGGTGGGATCGAAGCGCTCCAGGCGAGAAAGCTTCTCCGACACGTGGTTTCGGAAATGTTCTGGAACGCCACCCTCGCCGAGGGTTCGTCCCTTGACCACGATTTCCGCCGCCTGGCCGAGCACGGTGGATTGATCGTCGGGGATGAATTCATCATCCAGCAGCACCGAGGTGTCTGCAGACTTCGCTGAAGGTCGTGAAGAAGTCGTCACGCGTACCTCCCGGATCTGGCCGCACAAACCGCTCGTGCGGCGGGATTGAAACGTGTGCCGATCGAAGAGATCGCTCGGCACTGATGTCCGAGGCGCCACCTCCAAACTCTTAGTCCGGGTGTCTGGAAACCGACGCTAATACGCCAGCGACCTGTCCGCCAGTGTTCACGCAAATTTCGAAGAATCAAGCGTGGCACGTAACCAGCGCGGCACGAACCGTCACTCGGGCACCGCGTAGCGCACGCACCGATTCGCACACCGTGGCGCCCGTGGTCAACACGTCGTCGATAAGGACTACCTCGGCATTTGCCGGAAACAGGACGGGTCGGGAGCAGCCCGGACCCACGATGATCCGCCCGCGCAGATTGTGCTGGCGGTCGCTCCTGCCGAGGCCGACCGAATCGCGCACACCAGGGCGCATGGCCAGTAATCGCATCACTCGGCAATCGGGCAGCCAACTCGCCGCGACGTGCGCGGCACGCACCACCGGATCACCGCCGCGACGCCGCGCCGCCACTCTACGGCTGGGTGCGGGAACCAGAATCAGCGGCCGTGTGCCGTCCCGCAAATGATCCAGCCCCCTGGCCAGGGCCACCCCTATCGAGGGCGCCAGGTCGGCGCGTCGCTGTTCCTTGGCGGCCAGCACCGCGCGGCGCGGCGCGCCCCGGTAGGGCGCGAGCGCCCAGCACGGCACCCCGGGATCGGCGCGCGGGCGCAGCCGGATCGGCGGACCGGACAGCGCATCGGCGCAGTCGGCACACCAGCTGGTTCCGCCCACTCCGCACCCGCCGCAGCTGCGCGGCAGGATCAGATCCAGCAGCTCCCCCATCGATCCAGTGTGCGCCTAGCCCGGCAGCACCGGCACCGCATTGCTCCCGAGACCGGGAACTTCGCGCCAGTAGTATTCGCCGCCTTCGGGATTGCGGGTCAGCTCGAGGACCGCGCGGGAGTCGGCGATGTACTCGTGGTCCGGCGAAACGCTGACGACCCGCACCGGCGGAGTGAGGTTCTGCGTGCTCTGCGGCTGGAAGCCGGAGCCGTCCACCAGGACGCCCGCTACGGGGTCCACATTGCCCTCTCGCGTGACGATGACACGCTCATCGCTCTGCCAGTCCACCGACACCGCGGCGGTGCTCAGACCGACAGCCAGGGGCAGTGGCGAGCTCAGCGAGAACTTGCCGCCGCCACCGGCTTGCGGGGCCACGACCACCACGTACACCTTGCCGTTGGCGATCAGCGCCGCCCGCGCACCGGACGGTGAGATACGCAGTTCGGTGATCGGCCCGCGCGGCGGCTGAGCGGAGTTCGAACTCGAATTGGCCGCCGCCGCCTGCAATTCGGAGATGTCCACATCCTGCACCGACACATTGCCGGTGCTGCGGTCGTGCACCGCCCGGATCACCCGGTCCCCGTCGACCACCGCCCAGGCGGAGGTGCCGTCGGCGGGCCAGGACGGGCGGGTGAAGGTGCCGCCGGTGGCGACCGGGAAGCCCTGGCCGTCATAGGTGCCGATGATGAGGGTGCGTTCCGGTTCCGGTGCGGGGCGGCCGGAGTTGGCGACCGCGGCGACCAGTTGCCCGTCCGGCGACAGCGCCACCGATTGCAGGGTGTGGGTGCTGCCGAAGAAGCCGGGGGCCGCGGTGATCCCGCTGTCGGTGACGGCCACCAGTGAGCCGTCGCGCACCGCGTGCAGTCCGGTCCTGTTCTGCGCGATGGCATCCGGGCTCATGGCTTCCACGTCGGACCGGTTCCAGCCGGTGGCGGCGTAGCGGTCGTCGAGCGGTTTGCCGTCGGCCAGCAGCATGTACGGTCCGAGGATCTCAGCGCCGGCGAGGGTCAGCACCACCTGGGTTGCCAAGAGCTCCTTGGCCTTCGGATCCAGTGCGGACGCCCCCGCGAAGTCGATCTGGACGCCGCCCGCGCCGACGCCGACATTGTCGGTCTCGCCATTGGCCTTGGTGATGGGCCCGCGCAGGGTCACCCCGCCGGAGAGCGGATTGCGCACGGCGGAGGCCAGCGCCTGCTGGGTGCCCTCGCCGAGCATGCCCAGTAGTCGTTGCGGCAGTTGGTCCTTGCGCGCGGAGACCCAGCGCAGATCGGGGACCATGGCCATACCCGCCAGATTGGGGAAGAACAGCGAGTACCGCTTGTAGGACTTGGCGAACGCGGTTTGTTCGATGAGGACGCCGGGCGGCAGATCGTCGACGCGCCATTCACCGTCGACCTTCACCATTTCGACCTTGTTCTCCAGGGTGCCGTCGCTGGCGCGGTAGGCGCCGTCGGCGGCGAGCTCGCCGATCTTGCGGGCCCGGATCACATAGGTGGCGGTATCGGGGGTGCGCGATTCCCGCAGCGTGTCCGGGCGGTCGACGATGGTGGTGCCGGCCGCATCGTCCCAGCGCACATTGGCGGCGGGCGACAGGTACTGCCGTGCGGTCTGATGCCGATTGGTCGGATCGGAGGTCGCCTGCAGGAAATCGCGCAGCAGCTGATCCGGCTCACGACCCGAAATGGGCGGTGTAGGACCGGAACTGCTCGGCTGGTGATCCAGGGTGCCCAGTGCCTGCGGCGCTGATGAATCCGGGAGATTCGCACACGCGGTGAGACCCACCAGACAGCCGAGAACCACGATCGCCCGGGCCAGGCGATTTCTGCCCATCCTCATGGCTTTCCGTCCCCGGAGTCGGTACGCGCGGGTTCCTCAGGAGTGTCGTTATCCGGTGAACCGTCACCGTTCGCTGCGGAATCCTTTGCGCCGGGGCCGGGTTCGGCGGACTCCGGCTCGGTGGCCGGGGTATCCACGGCCGCCCGCTTGGATCGGCCGGTGGGGGGATCCGCGACCGCGAGCTCGTACTCCGGCACACCAGCGGGCGGATCCGCCACGGCGAGTTCGTACTCCGTGACTCCGGCGGGCGGGTCCGCGACCGCGAGTTCGTACTCCGTGATGCCCGCGGGCGGGTCCGCGACGGCGAGTTCGTAGTCCGTCACCGCGGCAGGGGGTTCCGCGACGGCGAGTTCGTATTCGGCGGGGAGGGGATCGATTTCGGCCGCGGCGGATTCGACGGTGCCGATATCGAGGGCGAGCTGTTCGGCGGTGACGCCGCCGCGGGTCTTGGGCGGTTCCAGGGGCAGTGGGCTCTGGCCCAGTTTCCGGGTGCGCACCAGCGGAAGGGTCAGCCGGAAGCTGGCGCCGACGCCGATCTCGCCCCAGGCCTCGAGTTTGCCCTCGTGCAGGTTCGCGTCCTCGACGCTGATGGACAGGCCCAAACCCGTTCCGCCGCTGCGCCGCATGCGCGAGGGGTCCGAACGCCAGAACCGGTTGAAGACCAGTTTCTCTTCCCCGGGCCGCAGGCCTACACCCTGATCGCGCACGATGATGGCGACGGCATTGGCGTCGGTGTCCCCGCGCATGCGCATGAGGACCGGTTTGCCCTCGCTGTGGTCGATGGCATTGGCGAGCAGATTGCGCAGCACCCGCTCGACCCGGCGCGGATCCACCTCGGCGACAAGGGGTTCCTCGGGCATATCGACGACGAGTTCGACGCCGGACTCCTTGGCCAGGTGCCGCACGGTGGACACGGCCGCCCGCGCGCACATGCGCACATCGAGCGATTCCACCTGCAGCTCGGCCACACCCGCGTCGTGCCGGCTGATCTCGAGCAGATCGTTGAGCAGTCCCTCGAAGCGGTCGAGTTCGTTCACCAGCAGTTCGGCCGAGCGCGCCAGCGCCGGATCCAGGTCGTCGCTGGAGCCGTGGATGAGATCGGCGGCCATGCGGACCGTGGTCAAGGGCGTGCGCAGCTCATGGCTGACGTCGGAGGTGAAGCGGCGCTGCAGATTTCCGAACTCTTCGAGCTGGGTGATCTGGTTGGACAGACTTTCGGCCATCTCATTGAACGACATGGCCAGCCTGGCCATGTCGTCCTCACCGCGCACGAGCATGCGCTCTTTGAGTCGTCCGTCTGCGAAGCGCGAGGCGATGCGCGCCGCGGATCGAATGGGCAGCACCACCTGGCGCGTCACCAGGGCGGTGATGGCGGCGAGCAGCACCAGCAGCACGATGCCGCCGATGAGCATGGTGCCGCGCATAAGACCCAGGGAGCGTTGCTCATTGGTGAGCGGGAAGATCAGATAGATCTCCAGCGTGGGTATGTCGGCGGCGGGGCTGCCGATGATCAGCGCCGAGCCGCGATAGCCGTCCGGATCGGACACCGTCGCGAACTGATAGCTGACCTGGCGCTCCTGCACGAAATGCCGCAGCTCCGGCGGGATTTCCTGGATCGGCCCGGCATTGAGCTCGGATTGACTGTCGCCGACCATGGCCAGCGCGGAGTCGTAACTGCCCGCGGCGCCGCCGGATTGGGAGCCGCCGCCCCCGGCCAGGGCGCGGCGGGCATCCTCCAGTCGAGCCAGCTGGGTGCTGGAATCGTGCACGCCCGTCAAGGTGGCCTGCACCGTATTACGGGCACGGCCCATCTCCTCGACGGCCGCATTGATCTTCGCGTCCAGGAGCCTGTCGGTGATCTGCGATGTGAGCACGACTCCGAGAATCGTGATCACGATCAACGACAGGGTCAGGGTGGACACGACAACGCGCAGTTGCAGAGAACCACGCCAGACGTGGCCCAGTCGCTCACCTACGGAGCGAAACCAGGCCACCATCACTGCCAGCGACCGCTGAAGGCGGTTTCTGGAGCCAGCGATCACGGCGGTCCGGCCTTGTAACCCACCCCGCGCACGGTGAGCACGATCTCCGGGTTCTCGGGATCCTTCTCCACCTTGGCGCGCAACCGCTGTACGTGCACATTGACCAGGCGGGTATCGGCGGCATGCCGGTAGCCCCAGACCTGTTCGAGGAGCACCTCACGGGTGAACACCTGGCGCGGCTTGCGAGCAAGTGCGACCAGCAGATCGAATTCCAAGGGAGTCAGCGAGATCTGCTGACCGCCGCGGGTCACCTTGTGCGCCGGCACGTCGATGACGATGTCCGCGATGGACAGCAATTCCTGTGGCTCTTCCTCGGTGCGGCGCAGGCGGGCCCGCACACGAGCAACGAGTTCTTTCGGCTTGAACGGCTTGACGATGTAATCGTCGGCGCCAGACTCCAACCCCAGGACGACGTCGACCGTATCGGTCTTCGCCGTCAGCATTACGATGGGCACTCCCGAATCGGCTCGCAGCACCCGGCACACGTCGATACCGTTCATGCCGGGCAGCATGAGATCCAGCAACACGAGATCCGGGCGCAGCTCCCGGACCGCGGTCAGCGCCTGCGTGCCGTCACCGACGACGTGAGGGTCGAATCCCTCACCCCGCAAGACGATCGTGAGCATCTCAGCGAGAGCCATATCGTCGTCGACGACCAGAATCTTGGGCTTCATAAGACTATGTTGTCACCTCTCCGGCTCCAATCAGGCCGCCACGCCAACACTCGTGACCTGTCGGCGCACATCCAACCCTATCCAGCAACGAATTCCGCGAGCCGCGCGGCAAGTGTTGCCGGATCGTCATCGCTCCGATGTACCCACCACGGTCCGTGCCAGTTGATTTCGGCAAGCTCACGGTAGACGGTTCCGGTGCGCCGTTGCAGACCGCCGTCTTTTTCGTACGCATCGAGTGCGCGGGACGAATCGGATTCGCCGCGCAGCCGGGCGCGTTCCTCTGCCACAGCAACGGGAACATCCAAGAGAATCTGCACATTTGGGACAGGGAGTTCGAAGCGGGCGAACTCCAATTCGGCTATCCAGGCCACGATTTCGCCGTGCGCATCCTGATGCACCCGGGCCGCGGAGTAGGCGGCATTGGAGGCGACGTAGCGGTCCAATAGCACGATGTCGTTGTCCGCCAGCAATTTCGAGAGTTCATCCCGGGCATCGGCGCGATCGAGCGCGAACAGCAGCGCCATGGCATTCACCGAGGCGGCCACATCGCCGTGCCCGCCGCGCAGCGCCTCGGCGGCCAGATCCGCGTGCACGGAAACGCCGTAGCGCGGGAAGGCCAGGGTGGCGATGCGCAGGCCGCGGGCGCGCAGATCGGCGACGACGGCATCGGTCAGCGTGCGTTTGCCCGCACCGTCGAGCCCTTCCACCGGAATCAGCGCACCCATGATCGCGAGAGTACCGAATGCCCCGGGGTGCGGGCTCGGCCGGTGAGTGCAGCGCCACGCAATTCGCCCAATTCTCATTAACCGAATGATTGCTATGCTCCGCGACATGACCTTCTTCGCATCGAGTTCGAAGCACGTCAGAAGGACTATCGCGGTCGCGGGAGTAGCGATTGCCGCACTCGGAGTGACCGCCTGCGGCAGTAATTCCGACAGCGACAACTCCACCTCGTCCAGTGCCGGTCCGCATGCCGACGCGAAGCGCGCCTTCGATCTGCAGGCG encodes the following:
- a CDS encoding dTMP kinase; this encodes MGALIPVEGLDGAGKRTLTDAVVADLRARGLRIATLAFPRYGVSVHADLAAEALRGGHGDVAASVNAMALLFALDRADARDELSKLLADNDIVLLDRYVASNAAYSAARVHQDAHGEIVAWIAELEFARFELPVPNVQILLDVPVAVAEERARLRGESDSSRALDAYEKDGGLQRRTGTVYRELAEINWHGPWWVHRSDDDPATLAARLAEFVAG
- the mtrA gene encoding MtrAB system response regulator MtrA → MKPKILVVDDDMALAEMLTIVLRGEGFDPHVVGDGTQALTAVRELRPDLVLLDLMLPGMNGIDVCRVLRADSGVPIVMLTAKTDTVDVVLGLESGADDYIVKPFKPKELVARVRARLRRTEEEPQELLSIADIVIDVPAHKVTRGGQQISLTPLEFDLLVALARKPRQVFTREVLLEQVWGYRHAADTRLVNVHVQRLRAKVEKDPENPEIVLTVRGVGYKAGPP
- the lpqB gene encoding MtrAB system accessory lipoprotein LpqB, whose amino-acid sequence is MGRNRLARAIVVLGCLVGLTACANLPDSSAPQALGTLDHQPSSSGPTPPISGREPDQLLRDFLQATSDPTNRHQTARQYLSPAANVRWDDAAGTTIVDRPDTLRESRTPDTATYVIRARKIGELAADGAYRASDGTLENKVEMVKVDGEWRVDDLPPGVLIEQTAFAKSYKRYSLFFPNLAGMAMVPDLRWVSARKDQLPQRLLGMLGEGTQQALASAVRNPLSGGVTLRGPITKANGETDNVGVGAGGVQIDFAGASALDPKAKELLATQVVLTLAGAEILGPYMLLADGKPLDDRYAATGWNRSDVEAMSPDAIAQNRTGLHAVRDGSLVAVTDSGITAAPGFFGSTHTLQSVALSPDGQLVAAVANSGRPAPEPERTLIIGTYDGQGFPVATGGTFTRPSWPADGTSAWAVVDGDRVIRAVHDRSTGNVSVQDVDISELQAAAANSSSNSAQPPRGPITELRISPSGARAALIANGKVYVVVVAPQAGGGGKFSLSSPLPLAVGLSTAAVSVDWQSDERVIVTREGNVDPVAGVLVDGSGFQPQSTQNLTPPVRVVSVSPDHEYIADSRAVLELTRNPEGGEYYWREVPGLGSNAVPVLPG
- the hpf gene encoding ribosome hibernation-promoting factor, HPF/YfiA family — protein: MLDDEFIPDDQSTVLGQAAEIVVKGRTLGEGGVPEHFRNHVSEKLSRLERFDPTIYLFDVELTHERNRRQRKNCQRIEITARGKGPVVRAEACADSFYAALELAVERLESRLRRLKDRRRVHHGDKTPISVSEATAGLIDDSLFMSPNGSSGAHDHAGEEQDGETAGPGHVVRTKTHPAIPMTIDDALYQMELVGHDFFLFQDKETDRPSVVYRRHAFDYGIIRLA
- the mtrB gene encoding MtrAB system histidine kinase MtrB, which encodes MVAWFRSVGERLGHVWRGSLQLRVVVSTLTLSLIVITILGVVLTSQITDRLLDAKINAAVEEMGRARNTVQATLTGVHDSSTQLARLEDARRALAGGGGSQSGGAAGSYDSALAMVGDSQSELNAGPIQEIPPELRHFVQERQVSYQFATVSDPDGYRGSALIIGSPAADIPTLEIYLIFPLTNEQRSLGLMRGTMLIGGIVLLVLLAAITALVTRQVVLPIRSAARIASRFADGRLKERMLVRGEDDMARLAMSFNEMAESLSNQITQLEEFGNLQRRFTSDVSHELRTPLTTVRMAADLIHGSSDDLDPALARSAELLVNELDRFEGLLNDLLEISRHDAGVAELQVESLDVRMCARAAVSTVRHLAKESGVELVVDMPEEPLVAEVDPRRVERVLRNLLANAIDHSEGKPVLMRMRGDTDANAVAIIVRDQGVGLRPGEEKLVFNRFWRSDPSRMRRSGGTGLGLSISVEDANLHEGKLEAWGEIGVGASFRLTLPLVRTRKLGQSPLPLEPPKTRGGVTAEQLALDIGTVESAAAEIDPLPAEYELAVAEPPAAVTDYELAVADPPAGITEYELAVADPPAGVTEYELAVADPPAGVPEYELAVADPPTGRSKRAAVDTPATEPESAEPGPGAKDSAANGDGSPDNDTPEEPARTDSGDGKP
- a CDS encoding ComF family protein, which produces MGELLDLILPRSCGGCGVGGTSWCADCADALSGPPIRLRPRADPGVPCWALAPYRGAPRRAVLAAKEQRRADLAPSIGVALARGLDHLRDGTRPLILVPAPSRRVAARRRGGDPVVRAAHVAASWLPDCRVMRLLAMRPGVRDSVGLGRSDRQHNLRGRIIVGPGCSRPVLFPANAEVVLIDDVLTTGATVCESVRALRGARVTVRAALVTCHA